From the Dama dama isolate Ldn47 chromosome 24, ASM3311817v1, whole genome shotgun sequence genome, one window contains:
- the P4HTM gene encoding transmembrane prolyl 4-hydroxylase has product MAAAAAGPRPEAASPQRPPRHHDPAEAAAGLGDREDAPVRPLCKPRGICSRAYFLVLMVFVHLYLGNVLALLLFVHYSNGGDSSAPGPQRRAQGPGPAPTLAPLTRLEGIKVGHERKIQLVADRDHFIRTLSLKPLLFEIPGFLSDEECRLVIHLAQMKGLQRSQILPTEEYEEAMGTMQISPLDLFQLLDQNHDGRLQLREVLAQNRLGNGRWMTPENIQEIYSAIKADPDGDGVLSLQEFSNMDLRDFHKYMRSHKAESSQLVRNSYHTWLYQGEGAHHIMRAIRQRVLRLTRLSPEIVELSEPLQVVRYGEGGHYHAHVDSGPVYPETICSHTKLVANESVPFETSCRYMTVLFYLNNVTGGGETVFPVADNRTYDEMSLIQDDVDLRDTRRHCDKGNLRVKPRQGTAVFWYNYLPDGQGWVGDVDDYSLHGGCLVTRGTKWIANNWINVDPSRARQALFQQEMARLAREGGADSQPEWALDRAYRDTRVEL; this is encoded by the exons atggcggcggcggcggcgggcccgCGGCCTGAAGCGGCGAGTCCGCAGCGGCCGCCACGGCATCACGACCCGGCCGAGGCTGCGGCGGGGCTGGGCGACCGCGAGGACGCGCCGGTCCGGCCGCTGTGCAAGCCCCGCGGCATCTGCTCGCGCGCCTACTTCCTGGTGCTGATGGTGTTCGTGCACCTCTACCTGGGCAACGTGCTGGCGCTGCTGCTCTTCGTTCACTACAGCAACGGCGGCGACAGCAGCGCCCCCGGGCCGCAGCGCCGCGCCCAGGGCCCCGGGCCCGCGCCCACCTTGGCTCCCCTCACCCGGCTGGAGGGCATCAAG GTGGGGCATGAGCGCAAGATCCAGCTGGTCGCCGACAGAGATCACTTCATCCGAACCCTCAGCCTCAAGCCGCTGCTCTTCG AGATCCCTGGCTTCCTGAGCGACGAGGAGTGCCGGCTCGTCATCCACCTGGCGCAGATGAAGGGGCTGCAGCGCAGCCAGATCCTGCCTACCGAGGAGTACGAGGAAGCGATGGGCACAATGCAGATCAGCCCGCTGGACCTCTTCCAGCTGCTGGATCAGAACCACGATGGCCGCCTGCAGCTGCGTGAG GTCCTGGCCCAGAACCGCCTGGGGAATGGACGGTGGATGACTCCAGAGAACATTCAGGAGATATACTCTGCCATCAAGGCTGACCCTGACGGGGATG GAGTGCTGAGTCTGCAGGAGTTCTCCAACATGGACCTTCGCGACTTCCACAAGTACATGAGGAGCCACAAGGCGGAGTCCAGCCAGCTGGTGCGGAACAGCTACCACACGTGGCTCTACCAGGGTGAAGGCGCCCACCACATCATGCGCGCCATCCGCCAGAG GGTGCTGCGCCTCACCCGCCTGTCGCCCGAGATTGTGGAGCTCAGCGAGCCGCTTCAGGTCGTGCGGTATGGCGAGGGAGGCCACTACCATGCCCATGTGGACAGCGGGCCCGTGTACCCGGAGACCATCTGCTCCCACACCAAGCTGGTAGCCAATGAGTCTGTACCCTTCGAGACCTCCTGCCG CTACATGACAGTGCTGTTTTATTTGAACAACGTCACCGGTGGGGGCGAGACTGTCTTCCCTGTAGCAGACAACAGAACCTATGATGAAATG AGTTTGATTCAAGATGATGTTGACCTCCGTGACACTCGGAGGCACTGTGACAAGGGGAACCTGCGTGTCAAGCCCCGCCAGGGCACAGCTGTCTTCTGGTACAACTACCTGCCTGATGGGCAAG GCTGGGTGGGCGACGTGGACGACTACTCGCTGCACGGGGGCTGTCTGGTCACGCGCGGCACTAAGTGGATCGCCAACAACTGGATCAACGTGGACCCCAGCCGGGCGCGGCAGGCGCTATTCCAGCAGGAGATGGCGCGCCTGGCCCGCGAAGGTGGCGCCGACTCGCAACCGGAGTGGGCCCTGGACCGGGCCTACCGCGACACGCGCGTGGAACTCTGA